TTATCCTATCGCGACTCGATCACGCATACGCTGGAAGGAGGAAGACTTATTTAATGATTTGCAATGCAGAGGATTTGCAATTCGGCATGACTTTAATCGAGCACCCGTTGCACAATCTGTGAGGATATATCTCATTCTTATAGCCTATGCAATTTGTTCAATTTTAACTCATTCGACATTTGGCTGTAAGATTTTGGCCAAAGGATACACTATTTCATTTGTGATGAAGCAGATGATTTTAGATCTTATCTACTTGTCCAACACTACCTTGTTTGAAGGGAAAGATCCGATTCAGTTACGTTTTGGTAAAGACCCTCCCCAAAATAATGTTTGCATTAATTTATAGTCCATTTTTTTCTCAAAAAACCTTCCATACAACCACCTTTCGTAAAAATTCACCCCGAATGAATAGGCAGGACAGCAGTAATAGCTTATTTTTTCATCACAATAATTGTTACCATTTTTCCGATGTACGAAGCTCAGGATTAAATTACGTTGAGCTCTTTTCCAACGAGTTTAAATGCGTGAATTGCAGCATCTAGATGCTCTTTGTTGTGAGCTGCAGACATTTGCGTGCGAATGCGAGCTTTATTCATCGGAACTACGGGATAAAAGAAGCCAATGACGTAGATTCCATGGTCGAGCATGCGACTTGCAAACTTTTGTGCTAGGGCTGCATCGCCAAGCATAACAGGAATGATGGGGTGCTCTCCTGGAACTAAGTTAAAGCCAAGCGCGCTCATCTCTCTTCTAAAATAGTGGCTGTTTTCATGTAGTTTCTTTTGCAGGCTGTGATCGTGCTCAAGAAGGTCTAGTACCTTTAAGCTTGCAGCTGCTATACTCGGGCAAAGAGTATTAGAAAATAAATAGGGGCGTGATTTTTGTCTTAAATAGGCAATAGCTTCTTTTTTTCCAGATATATAACCACCAGATGCGCCCCCAAGCGCCTTTCCAAGTGTTCCTGTGATAAAATCGACTCTTCCAAGCACGTTGCAATGTTCTATTGTGCCTCTTCCATTTTCTCCCATGAAGCCAACAGCATGACAATCATCTACCATAACAAGTGCATTATATTTGTCTGCAAGGTCACAGACAGCTTTTAGGTTGGCAATAATCCCATCCATGGAAAAGACGCCATCTGTCGCTATAAGACGAAACCTTGCATTTTGAGTCTCTTTAAGCTGCTTTTCAAGATCTTCCATATCGTTGTTAGCATATCTTAAGCGCTTGGCTTTACAGAGACGAATGCCATCGATAATGCTTGCATGGTTTAGGCTATCACTAATGATCGCATCTTCTTCTCCTAGAAAAGGCTCAAAAAGGCCCCCATTGGCATCAAAGCAAGAAGAGTATAGGATTGTGTCTTCTGTGTGTAGAAATTGAGATAATCTCTTTTCCAATTCTGTATGTACATTTTGAGTTCCACAGATAAAACGTACAGATGCAAGTCCAAAACCATACTTGGAATAGCTTTCTTTTGCAGCTTGAATTACTTCAGAGTTACTTCCTAGGCCTAAATAATTATTTGCACAAAAGTTTAATACCTGTTTGCCGCTGTTTAGAGAGATGGAAGCACTTTGAGGAGAAGTGATGATCCTTTCTTGTTTGTAGAGACCATTATTTTTAAGAGTTTCTAGTTCTTTTTCAAGGTGTGTATAAAATGCGTGATTCATGAGTTCTCCTTTGATATAAGGCGCATGGCTGTTGTAATAAAACGATCGAAGCGACCCTTTGTTATAGCGCGCTTTTTTACAAGTAGCGCGGGGGCAAAGAGAACACTTTGTAGATAATTAAGATTTTCTTTTGTTTTTGGAAGTAAGTCTAAATAGAGAAGAGCATTTGCACCTCCTGCTCTGTCAATGCCATCTTTGCAACTGATATTACAAGAGGCAATTGCAAGAGAATTAAGGTAGCATTTTTCGAGTTCTAGATAAAAAAGCTCTATAAAATCTAGCCTTTCATTGCGCTTAAGAAGTGCTTTATCAGCAAAAAAAGTTGTGTGGACATAATCGATATGAGAAAGAAAGAATTTATCAGACGTTAGTTCTTCTGGTAGGTCACCAAAGTAAAACCCTCCATCTGTAGATTTAGTTTGATTTAATAGCTCTGTTTTAAAGAGCTGTGCATTATCAATATCTGTAAATTGCTCTTCTTGGTGGTAAAAGGCTGTATTTTTAGCAAGGGTGAGCACAATAATTGTGCCTGGATATTGCACAGAAAGAGCTTCGATAGCCTTGCACCTTGGAGCTTCGTTCCTGCCAAAATGAGCTTCATTTCTATTTTGGAGGTTTATGTAAAGGTGGCACTTATTCATAGCTTTATAGGCATCTAGAAAGGCTAAAAATTCATTTGTAATAGCGGCAGATTTTGTGAAAGGAGCAAAAATAGTTTCAATAGTAGGTGTTCCCATACGTATTATGGGTATCTTGTTTGAGGTTTCAAAAAGCTTATAGGGTGTATTTTCTTGTGTATAAGGATCGTAGTGAAGATTTAGCTGACCTTGCATAAATTGCCAGAGCATAGCAAAAAACGGAATCCTCAATGCATGAGGGGCATGTTCAATACTTGCTCTTGCACTGAGCAAGTCATTATAAAAGTGTTTGGTGTCCTCAGAAATATGTTGAAAGCCTTCAGAGTTTTTTGAAGGGCTACGAAGAAACCAATCCCACTGCAAAAATCTGGCATCTTGGTCATATTCTGATTTATTTAGAAGTTTTAGCTGGAAAGAGCCTGCTCTTTTCATAATCTCTGTAAGTTTATTACAAAATAGGTGATGGTCTACTTCTGTAAAAAATGCTTTTGCTATGTGTTGTAGCATTTTATTAGATCTAGGGGATGAATTTTGTTGATATTCAGAGCCTTTGAGCAAGCATCTGTATGCTTTGATGAATGTGAGATATACCTTTCTATCTTCTTTTTCTTTGTAACTATTTAGGAGTTTTAAGAGAGCACTTGTTTTTTTATAGAGAGTGTTTTTTTCTTGTATAGAGAGAAATAAAAGGCTTTCTTGTTCAATGGAATGTTTGAGGTTTTTTAAGAGAAGTCTATAGCGAAGGGCTCTCCAGAGAGGCTTTTTATCCAAAAAAAGAGCTGAAAAAATAGGCTCTTTGGACTCTTCTATGAGGTGAACATTATTGACTAATTCAGAAAATTCTATGGAAGCTTGTGTAGGAAATTCATCAAAGGCTGCATGCATTGTTTGTTCCTTTAAGCTGCAGCTGTTGATTTTGAAGAACATAAGTACGATCACAAAGACCTGCAAGTTCCAGATCATGGGTAACAACAATGACTCCTTTATTATGTTTCTTTGCAAGGTTTAAGAGAAGTTCATGGATATGTTCTGAGTTAGCATGGTCCAAATTTCCAGAAGGCTCATCTGCTAAAATAAGTTCAGGGTTGTTGCAAAGCGCTCTGGCAATAGCAATACGCTGTTTTTCACCCCCAGAAAGTAGTTTGGATGAGCTATAAGCTTTGCTTGAAAGGCCAACATCTTCGAGTAAAGAAAAAGCTCTTTTATAGGTGCTAGAGCCTGCTCGTGTATCATTTTTAGCAATTTTGGCTGGCATCAAAATGTTTTCTAGCACTGTATAGTCTTCAAGAAGGTGAAAGGATTGAAAAACAAAGCCAATATGTGTATTTCTAATTTGTGGTGCATTGCGCTTAGAAACAATTTTCCCAGCAATTTTTAGAGAGCCAGACGTTGCGTATTCAAGTGTTCCTAAAATATGTAGCAAAGTGCTTTTTCCCTCACCAGAGGCGCCCATAATGGCAATTGTATCGCATTCCTTAACTTCTAGAGAAACATGTGAGAAAAGGCGCTGTTCCTTCGGCTCAAAAAAGCTTTTGGATATTGTTGTTGCATGAAGAAGTGTCTTTCTTTCCATATTGTTTTTCTATTCCGATCTTAAAACAAGTGTTGGTTTGAGAAGACTTGCTTTAATAGCAGGAATCAGGCCTGCAAGCAAGGAAATGATGCTTGTTGCAATCCAGACCATAGTAAGTGCATTAGAGCTCATTTGATTAGGAAGAGCATCTCCATAGAAAGCTGCGTTGAAGGCATCAAAGCCTTGTAATGAGCTTAAAAGATTTACTAGAGTGTCAATGTGATGTAAGGTAATGTAGGCTGCAAACGTTCCTATAAGGCTGCTAACAAGTCCTAAAATCATACCACAAGTGCCAAAGATGAGAGCAATATTCCAAGGAGATGCTCCCATGGATTGTAATATGCCAATTTCCTTTTTCTTATCGTTGACAAGTAGGATTAACATAGAAATGATATTGGAGCAAGCAACAACGATAATAATGATAGCAAGTAGTGAAAAAAGGTTTTTATCACTTTTAAGTTGTTGAACTAGGTCTTTTGAAAATTCATATTCTTGATAAGTTTCTATTTTCCAGTAGGGAGTAAGTCCTTTTTCTGCAAGCTTCCTCTCAAGATTTGCTTTAATTAGCGAAGCCTTATCTAAATTGTCAAACCACACTTGAATGCCATTTCCAAAGGTATTGC
This DNA window, taken from Chlamydiales bacterium, encodes the following:
- a CDS encoding glycine C-acetyltransferase, which produces MNHAFYTHLEKELETLKNNGLYKQERIITSPQSASISLNSGKQVLNFCANNYLGLGSNSEVIQAAKESYSKYGFGLASVRFICGTQNVHTELEKRLSQFLHTEDTILYSSCFDANGGLFEPFLGEEDAIISDSLNHASIIDGIRLCKAKRLRYANNDMEDLEKQLKETQNARFRLIATDGVFSMDGIIANLKAVCDLADKYNALVMVDDCHAVGFMGENGRGTIEHCNVLGRVDFITGTLGKALGGASGGYISGKKEAIAYLRQKSRPYLFSNTLCPSIAAASLKVLDLLEHDHSLQKKLHENSHYFRREMSALGFNLVPGEHPIIPVMLGDAALAQKFASRMLDHGIYVIGFFYPVVPMNKARIRTQMSAAHNKEHLDAAIHAFKLVGKELNVI
- a CDS encoding ABC transporter ATP-binding protein, with the translated sequence MERKTLLHATTISKSFFEPKEQRLFSHVSLEVKECDTIAIMGASGEGKSTLLHILGTLEYATSGSLKIAGKIVSKRNAPQIRNTHIGFVFQSFHLLEDYTVLENILMPAKIAKNDTRAGSSTYKRAFSLLEDVGLSSKAYSSSKLLSGGEKQRIAIARALCNNPELILADEPSGNLDHANSEHIHELLLNLAKKHNKGVIVVTHDLELAGLCDRTYVLQNQQLQLKGTNNACSL